TTGGCAGATTGGGAACGATTACAATCGGGTCGAATTCCATTAAGAATTGATCCGCTTCAATAAAGGAGGTAGACATGCTTCATCCAATATATCGTGTGGTTTCTTTTGAAATACAAGCACCTTACACACTTCGCGTCTGTTTTGATGATGATACAGAACAAGTTATAGACTTTCAACCTACATTAAAAGGCGAATTGTTCGGTCCGCTCCGCGATCGGACTTTATTCAACCAAGTTCGGATTGATCCAGAAGTCCATACATTAGTATGGCCGAATGGAGCTGATTTTGATCCGGCGACCTTACATGATTGGCCTGATCATTTACCTGCACTGAAAAGAATGGCAAAGTGTTGGTCTCTTGAAAAGACAAAAGATATCGAAACATC
Above is a genomic segment from Candidatus Poribacteria bacterium containing:
- a CDS encoding DUF2442 domain-containing protein; translated protein: MLHPIYRVVSFEIQAPYTLRVCFDDDTEQVIDFQPTLKGELFGPLRDRTLFNQVRIDPEVHTLVWPNGADFDPATLHDWPDHLPALKRMAKCWSLEKTKDIETSPELMQKTTAQA